In the genome of Cryptomeria japonica chromosome 8, Sugi_1.0, whole genome shotgun sequence, one region contains:
- the LOC131060025 gene encoding uncharacterized protein LOC131060025 — METELILKKLLGLIPDEEEQLKKFETEDILNNIDICDFTPNEIVMGDQLVDDQPVNTQTEVDDVQMYEQQQGHEEKKDGEDKNSEDPSVHTHIVPPSINDSEKNKEEEKIKEMIEDGPKEKKEEEEKEIEKSEPQMKTFEDATYVCVEKEYKKQRTKQLMKDIDQAKVALTVNKDHLMEALEIDSKENNIPVGTTNIVDTKS, encoded by the exons ATGGAAACtgagttgatattgaagaaattaCTGGGTTTGATTCCTGATGAGGAAGAGCAATTGAAGAAGTTTGAGACAGAAGATATTCTAAACAATATTGATATATGTGATTTTACaccaaatgagattgttatgggagacCAATTGGTAGATGATCAGCCGGTCAATACACAAACAGAG GTTGATGATGTGCAAATGTATGAACAACAACAGGGACATGAGGAGAAGAAAGATGGAGAAGACAAGAACTCTGAAGATCCATCAGTACATACACATATTGTTCCACCATCGATAAATGACAGTgaaaagaataaggaagaagaaaagataaaagaaatgATAGAGGATGGACctaaagagaagaaagaggaagaagagaaggaaATAGAGAAATCTGAACCTCAA ATGAAAACATTTGAGGATGCGACATATGTTTGTGTAGAAAAGGAGTATAAGAAGCAAAGGACAAAGCagttaatgaaagatattgatcaaGCTAAAGTTGCTTTGACTGTTAATAAGGACCACTTGATGGAAGCATTGGAGATTGACA GTAAAGAGAACAACATCCCTGTAGGAACTACAAACATAGTTGATACCAAAAGTTGA